ACCAAAAGGACACATTTCCCAGCCGTCTGCAGACACCTCAAGGGTACAttttgtgtaaaaacaagtatTGCTAGATGGGTGAAACTTGTAGGGTCTCATGCAAACCCCTGCTCAAAGGGGTATAAATGTGGGATGAACACTCCATATGCTTTGAGTAAGACTCAGTGAAGAGAACaagttactgaactctttctttgtgcccctcacTCCTGCTAGAGCTATCAAGGTTCTGCTGCTTGTTTATTACAATGCGGGCTGACTTTCACAGTTCCCGCACCTTCCCCTGGGGATGCAGAAGATGCATTGCATAAAGAGCCCAAGATCTTTACCATGTAGGAGTCTATCAACTAGAATCCAGACCAATCTAGAATTCTCACAGTTCACAAGGAGGTTGGATGCTGTCAGTGTTTGCCTTAGTGGGATTatctgtagcccctttcacacttgccagtgatcccaggaattgaatgccaatcagcctttaaggtggcaagtgtgaaagcaaaatctgctcaaagccagtgtcagatgatgtcatctcacgacGGGGTTtgccggcctcgacccctagtacaaccCCTGGTGTcaagatcaggcaagtgtgaaaagggcaattgcattgcaggtacttcctattaaaggtagaacagaccaaatgccgGGGATAAACCCTCGCAAGAGTGaaacattcagtgtcccagttaggagtggtgtaatgtgaaaggccaaaccctcattcctatcccaggacactgaatggctgatttactgggatgcaagtgtgaaaggggcttgtgtCTAGAAGCATAATTTAGTCAACAGTATTGCCCATTTCAGATTGATACAAGGAGACTATGACTCTCGAATTCTGTATACCGATGAACAGAAGGATGGGGTTATCCAGGCTGGGGATGGAGAAGCTTACATTTACAatgcattccatgtacccaccacgCTCGGTGTGAAGAATTCCTCTCAGTCCCAAGCATCTATGTCCCCTCGACTTACCccagggaaaaagcctctggcaatAGATCAACAAATGCCTATCTAGCTGTTCCTTGTACTctttacagtagaagtccaaaaattcagatggcagaaatctggaccacccaagaatccagaccttttgaaaactctcaaactttttaaatttagtggactTCTGCGTGCAGAATGGCACAGAGGATACATTAAAGTAATAGTTGACATGCAAAACATTTGAAATTTGTCACATTTGCTAATAAATAAActgtcaaaatttacctgttcatctcttctttagtcctctttaaatttgaattttaaaagtactgcccgagaagtTGGACCAATTTAATCCCCAAGCAATCTGGATTTTCACACTTCtgctatatatttctataaggtCTTCCCTCATCCTTCCAAACTCCAATGAGTGTAGATacaggatactcaatctcttctcataaaATAACCCCCAATTCCAAAATCAACCTTCTGCACCACCTGCAAagtcagtatatcctttctcaattaAGGAAAGCAGAATTGCACGCAGTTTTCCAGGTACAGCCTCCCGGTactctgtacagttgcagcagaacctctctgctcttaaATCCAATTCCTCGAGCAGTGAAGGTCATCCAGGATTCCCTGCTGCACCTCTAAACTAACAGTTTGTCATTCATGTCATAACCAAGATTGGATCGGCTTTCTTCATAAACAGTGACACAGGTTGCCCAAGGATCTCAACTTGTTCCTGTTTCTAAGATGACAAGTGCACCTAAATGGCTTCCCTGGAGTGGAAAGTGAAGGGTGGGGCGGTGAGATATCAGAAAGGTCTGGCTGAGTGTTTCAAAATGGGTTCAaaccaccttgatgaagggctcaggcctgaaatgttagtgacatacatttgcctcctatggaggctgcgagaccggctgagttcctccagcatttctgtgtttctactacaatcacagagtcagcagactttcttatttcatTCAAACCACATCACTGTtgggattatttatttttttccacaattttaCTTCATTGCCAACAGGTTTAACAAACCAAGTGGGGAATGGACAGCAGCAGCTgtcaagaggcatttagacacatGAACTGGAGATTAAGAGAGTCATGAACCACATGTCAAAAGACTGAGTTAGATTAGATTGTCATCATGGCCACCATAGATATGGTGGGCAACAGGCCTGTCCCTCCATTACACTGTTATGTTAGTTAGTGTGGATATGTGTATCATTTCTTGGTATAGCACTACCCTCTGGTCCCCAACCGTGCAGACTGCCCATCCTATCCTGCCGTGTGCGCTGATCATCAGTTCCCTCCCCTTCAGTGTGTGCACTGACCATCAGTTCCCTCCCCTTCAGTGTGTGCACTGACCATCAGTTTCCCTCCAGCCCATGTGTGCATTGACCATCAGTCCACCCCCTCCTGTGTGTCCTCCTCTTGAAGAATAACAGGCTGGAACTTCAAGTCATACAGCCTCTCATTCTCAGCTGAGTACAGATTCCGTGGCGTGACAGTTTGCAGTTGAGCAGGCAAGTGTGCAAACTCGACATCATTAACATCCCAGTCTTTCATCTTCGAGCCAAGCATCCACCATTTGCCAAGAAACCCAAAGTCTAAAACCCTGCCTGGAAAGTCTGACCACCGCGGCTTCAAGTACTCACACTGGGCGTCATAGATACTGGTGACTGGGTCATGGGGGTCTGCGTACATGAAGGAGAAGAGAAACAGACTCTGGTGCCGGAGCCTACCCTGGGTTTTTATCGTCAACAGTTTCTGGACATGCTGGTCTGCTTGCCCATTTCGGACCCAGGGTGATAGAACCAAAAGTTGGTTGGCCGATTCCAACAGGGCGACTTGGAAGGATTTGTCAGAGGGGTTGCTGTAGGTGCAGGCACTTGCCCCTGCCAGGAGCATGCAGTAAACAGCTGCTTTCCCTGGATTATCC
This genomic window from Narcine bancroftii isolate sNarBan1 chromosome 3, sNarBan1.hap1, whole genome shotgun sequence contains:
- the timm29 gene encoding mitochondrial import inner membrane translocase subunit Tim29, whose amino-acid sequence is MAVAWRRLSGAPGRAGLWTRIRGGKVGLWTKSLVNDYREACKELVVGTRDNPGKAAVYCMLLAGASACTYSNPSDKSFQVALLESANQLLVLSPWVRNGQADQHVQKLLTIKTQGRLRHQSLFLFSFMYADPHDPVTSIYDAQCEYLKPRWSDFPGRVLDFGFLGKWWMLGSKMKDWDVNDVEFAHLPAQLQTVTPRNLYSAENERLYDLKFQPVILQEEDTQEGVD